In Mauremys reevesii isolate NIE-2019 linkage group 14, ASM1616193v1, whole genome shotgun sequence, a single window of DNA contains:
- the PLOD3 gene encoding LOW QUALITY PROTEIN: multifunctional procollagen lysine hydroxylase and glycosyltransferase LH3 (The sequence of the model RefSeq protein was modified relative to this genomic sequence to represent the inferred CDS: inserted 2 bases in 2 codons), with the protein MEPSPAALLPLAALLLGSAGRDPARPALNPENLLLITAATEQTEGYERFLRTARHFNYTVKTLGLGEPWRGGDVARTVGGGQKVRWLKEEMAKHAEREELVVMFVDSYDVLLAGGPLELLRKFLAFGSRVVFSAEGFCWPEWGLAERYPPVGTGKRFLNSGGGSPQEAGPAGRVPDLSPQVCRPPAVHGLAQLWKYQDDDDDQLFYTRIYLDPGLREKFGLALDHKSKIFQNLNGAIDEVVLKFERSRVRARNVAYDTLPVVIHGNGPTKLQLNYLGNYIPNRWTYEGGCGGCDQGLLDLSGTPDAALPQVLVGVFVEQPTPFLPQFLQRLLGWDYPYARLRLFLHNREVFHEPHVQGAWERLRGAFASVRLVGPEEELSQGEARDMAMDLCRQDXDCDYYFSLDADAXLTNPGTLRELIRQYRKVVAPMVSRPGKLWSNFWGALSPEGYYARAEDYVELVQGKRAGVWNVPYISQAYLVRGETLRSELHDRSVFTLEETDPDMAFCKNVRERGIFLHITNLEEFGHLLSTANYNTSRLHPDLGQLSENPLDWQEKYIHENYSRVLDGELVEQPCPDVYWFPVLSEAACDELVAEVEHYGIWSGGQHEDARLAGGYENVPTDDIHLSQLGLEGEWLRFLREFVAPVTETLYPGYATKARALLNFVVRYRPERQPALRPHHDSSTFTINIALNSKGTDYEGGGCRFLRYSCSVTAPRKGWSLMHPGRLTHFHEGLPTTRGTRYILVSFVDP; encoded by the exons AAAACCTGCTGCTCATCACAGCGGCCACGGAGCAGACGGAGGGATACGAGCGGTTCCTGCGCACGGCCCGTCACTTCAACTACACCGTCAAG ACCCTGGGGCTGGGCGAGCCGTGGCGTGGGGGTGACGTGGCCCGCACGGTGGGGGGCGGGCAGAAGGTTCGCTGGCTGAAGGAGGAGATGGCGAAACACGCGGAGCGGGAGGAGCTCGTCGTCATGTTCGTCGACAG TTACGACGTGCTGCTGGCCGGGGGCCCCCTGGAGCTGCTGCGCAAGTTCCTGGCGTTCGGCAGCCGGGTCGTGTTCTCGGCCGAGGGTTTCTGCTGGCCCGAGTGGGGGCTGGCCGAGCGCTACCCCCCCGTCGGCACCGGCAAGCGCTTCCTCAACTCCGGCG ggggcagcccccaggAGGCGGGGCCGGCCGGGCGGGTACCTGACCTCTCCCCGCAGGTTTGTCGGCCGCCGGCCGTGCACGGCCTGGCCCAGCTCTGGAAATACCAGGACGACGACGACGACCAGCTGTTCTACACCCGCATCTACCTGGACCCCGGCCTGCGG gagAAGTTTGGGCTCGCGCTTGACCACAAGTCGAAAATCTTCCAGAACCTCAATGGGGCCATCG ACGAGGTGGTGCTGAAGTTCGAGAGGAGCCGGGTCCGTGCCCGGAACGTGGCCTATGACACCCTCCCTGTCGTCATCCACGGCAACGGGCCCACCAAG ctgcagctgaaCTACCTGGGGAATTACATCCCGAACCGCTGGACCTACGAGGGGGGCTGCGGGGgctgcgaccaggggctgctcgACCTCTCGGGGACCCCG GACGCGGCGCTGCCCCAGGTCCTGGTGGGGGTGTTCGTCGAGCAGCcgacccccttcctgccccagttCCTGCAGCGCCTGCTGGGCTGGGACTATCCCTACGCCCGGCTACGCCTCTTCCTGCACAACCGC gaggTGTTTCACGAGCCCCACGTGCAGGGGGCCTGGGAGCGGCTCCGTGGGGCCTTCGCCAGCGTCAGGCTGGTGGGGCCGGAGGAGGAGCTGAGCCAGGGCGAGGCCCGGGACATGGCCAT GGACCTCTGCCGGCAGG CCGACTGCGACTATTACTTCAGCCTCGACGCCGACG GCCTGACCAACCCGGGGACCCTGCGCGAGCTGATCCGCCAGTACCG GAAGGTGGTGGCCCCCATGGTGTCGCGCCCGGGCAAGCTCTGGTCGAATTTCTGGGGGGCGCTGAGCCCCGAGGGCTACTACGCCCGGGCCGAGGACTACGTGGAGCTGGTGCAGGGCAAGCGGGC TGGGGTGTGGAACGTGCCCTACATCAGCCAGGCCTACCTGGTGCGCGGGGAGACGCTGCGCTCGGAGCTGCACGACCGGAGCGTCTTCACCCTGGAGGAGACCGACCCCGACATGGCCTTCTGCAAGAACGTGCGCGAGAGG GGGATTTTTCTGCACATCACGAACCTGGAGGAGTTCGGGCACCTGCTCTCCACGGCCAATTACAACACGTCCCGCCTGCACCCCGACCTCGGGCAGCTCTCGGAGAACCCCCTG gactgGCAGGAGAAATACATCCACGAGAACTACTCCCGGGTGCTGGAcggggagctggtggagcag ccctgccccgaTGTCTACTGGTTCCCCGTCCTGTCGGAGGCGGCGTGTGACGAGCTGGTGGCGGAAGTGGAGCATTATGGGATATGGTCCGGAGGGCAGCATGAG GACGCCCGCCTGGCCGGGGGCTACGAGAACGTCCCGACCGACGACATTCACCTgagccagctggggctggagggcGAGTGGCTGCGGTTCCTGCGGGAATTCGTCGCGCCCGTCACCGAGACGCTGTACCCCGGCTACGCCACCAAG gcccgGGCCCTGCTGAACTTCGTGGTTCGGTACCGACCCGAGCGGCAGCCGGCGCTGAGACCCCACCACGACTCGTCCACCTTCACCATCAACATCGCGCTCAACAGCAAGGGCACCGACTACgag GGCGGCGGCTGCCGGTTCCTGCGCTACTCCTGCTCCGTCACGGCCCCACGGAAGGGCTGGAGCCTGATGCACCCGGGGCGCCTGACCCACTTCCACGAGGGGCTCCCCACCACCCGCGGCACCCGCTACATCCTGGTCTCCTTCGTCGACCCCTAG